Below is a genomic region from Ignavibacteria bacterium.
AATTGATAACTGCCGATGCATCGGACGAAACGATGGTTTCTTCTTTTCCAACACCAAGTAAGAGCGGGCTGCCGTTTCTGGCGACAACAATCTTATCAGGCTCTTTAGAACAAAGGCAAGCTAAACCATAAGTGCCTTCAACATCGTTTAAAGCTAAGCGAACCGACTCTTCAAAATCATTAGTTTGTCTGAAATAATAATTAATCAGGTTTGCTAATATTTCTGTATCCGTATCGGTTGAAAACAAGAAACCTTCTTCAGTTAGTTTTGACTTAAGCATCTTATAATTTTCTATTATCCCATTATGCACGATTATAATATTTCCATCCATATCAAAATGAGGATGAGCATTAACATCGTTAGGTTCCCCGTGAGTAGCCCATCTTGTATGACCGATACCGATTGAACCCTGGAACAAATCCTTATCTATAGCGTCATGCATTTCGCCGACTCTACCGGCTTTTTTGAAATTCAGAATTTTGTTTTGGTTGTTAATAATCGACACTCCGGCGGAGTCATACCCCCTGTATTCCAGTCTTTTCAGACCTTCTATAATAATAGGCAGAGAGTTTTTCTTACCTATATAACCTACAATTCCACACATATTTTTAGAGATTTAGTTTTATTTTTTATAAAATAGCAATTAAATAATTATCAAACAATTTAATCCTAATAATCAAATTATAAATTATTCCCGATTAACTTTTTGATTAGTTCATCAACTTTTACGCTGTCAGCTTCAGCATTAAAATTCAGAATAAGCCTATGTCTTAAAACAGAATCTGAGACCGACTTCACGTCTTCTCTTGAGGGTGTGTACCTGCCCTCGATTGCTGCGAGCGCTTTTGCACCGAGGATTAAATACTGGGAAGCTCTCGGACCTGCCCCCCATCTAATATAATCTTTAACAAATTGTGGAGATGATGACGATTCAGGTCTTGTTTTATTCACAACTTCTACGGCATACTTCATTAATTCATCCGATACAGGAACCTTTCTAACGAGTTCCTGAAAATCAATTATTTCTTCACGATGGAATACTGGCTGAACATTATGCAAACCTACACCGGTTGTTCTTTTAACGATTTCAATCTCATCATCCACTGAAGGATAATCAAGCCAGACATTATACATAAACCTATCAAGCTGCGCCTCGGGCAGTGGATAAGTTCCTTCCTGTTCTATAGGATTCTGAGTAGCCAAAACAAAGAAAGGTTCTTCGAGTGAATAAGAGACCCCACCCGCTGTAACTTTATGCTCCTGCATAGCCTCGAGTAAAGCCGATTGAGTCTTAGGGGGAGTTCTGTTTATTTCATCCGCAAGAATCATGTTTGCAAAAACCGGTCCTTTCAAGAATTTAAATCTCTTGCTGCCTGCGCCATCTTCATCAAGGATTTCGGTACCGACAATATCCGAGGGCATAAGGTCGGGAGTAAACTGAATCCTGCTGAATTTAAGTTCAAGTGCTTCCGAGAAAGTTCTAACAATGAGAGTTTTCGCGAGACCCGGGACACCGATTAGCAGACAATGCCCTTTCGAGAGTATTGTTATTATAATATCCTGCAGAACTTTCTTTTGACCTACAATTATTTTTTCGACCTCAGAATTAAGAAGTTTATATTTTCTGTTTAGTTCTTCAATCTTTTCAGCATCAGACATATTATTGTTCATAATATTTACTTAATTTTATTTATTATTTCCACATTTCCGAATTTACGGCACTGCTTTTCAAGCTTGTTGATATCACCAACAGCAACAAATTTAAGCTTATCGGGGTGCAGGTAATTTAAGGCTGTTTCTTTAACTTTCTCTTTAGTTATATTATTTACCTTACTAAGGTAAGTATCGAAATAGTCTTTTTCAAATCCATACAATTCCATCGTCATAAGCTTTCCCGATACTGCGTTGGATGTTTCAAGCTGCAAGGGATAGTTGCCCGAGATGTAATTCTTT
It encodes:
- a CDS encoding MoxR family ATPase is translated as MNNNMSDAEKIEELNRKYKLLNSEVEKIIVGQKKVLQDIIITILSKGHCLLIGVPGLAKTLIVRTFSEALELKFSRIQFTPDLMPSDIVGTEILDEDGAGSKRFKFLKGPVFANMILADEINRTPPKTQSALLEAMQEHKVTAGGVSYSLEEPFFVLATQNPIEQEGTYPLPEAQLDRFMYNVWLDYPSVDDEIEIVKRTTGVGLHNVQPVFHREEIIDFQELVRKVPVSDELMKYAVEVVNKTRPESSSSPQFVKDYIRWGAGPRASQYLILGAKALAAIEGRYTPSREDVKSVSDSVLRHRLILNFNAEADSVKVDELIKKLIGNNL